A window of Blastomonas sp. SL216 contains these coding sequences:
- a CDS encoding thiolase family protein, which yields MTQVQIIGAGIHPFGRTDGRSGRDQGVFAVQQALADAGLAWTDIECAYGGSEAAGNADIMVNELGLTGLPFINVSNGCATGGSALASARNAVASGQCDIAMAVGFDKHPRGAFNAKPGDWGLPEWYGETGMMLTTQFFALKIQRYMQLHGISRETLGKVAEKAFRNGTLCDHAWRRSPVDLDTILNAPMVNDPLTKYMFCSPAEGAVALIIASEKKARELGADGVKVASIAVRTRPPGSFEVFAPAISVERGGKPTELASKAAYEAAGIGPEDIDVAQLQDTESGAEIMHMAENGFCQDGEQEQWFAEGRTELNGQLPVNTDGGCLACGEPIGASGLRQVYENTVQLRGRGGARQVPGNPKTAYSHVYGAPGLSAVAILER from the coding sequence ATGACCCAGGTCCAGATCATCGGCGCAGGCATCCATCCGTTCGGGCGCACCGATGGCCGGTCGGGGCGCGACCAGGGGGTGTTTGCCGTGCAGCAGGCGCTCGCCGACGCCGGGCTCGCATGGACCGATATCGAATGCGCCTATGGCGGATCGGAAGCGGCGGGCAATGCCGATATCATGGTCAACGAGCTGGGCCTGACCGGCCTGCCGTTCATCAACGTCTCGAACGGCTGCGCAACCGGCGGCAGCGCGCTTGCCTCGGCCCGCAATGCCGTCGCCTCTGGCCAGTGCGACATTGCCATGGCCGTCGGCTTCGACAAGCACCCGCGCGGTGCGTTCAACGCCAAGCCGGGCGATTGGGGCCTGCCCGAATGGTATGGCGAAACCGGCATGATGCTGACCACGCAATTCTTCGCGCTGAAGATCCAGCGCTATATGCAGCTGCACGGCATCAGCCGCGAGACCTTGGGCAAGGTCGCGGAAAAGGCGTTCCGCAACGGCACCTTGTGCGATCATGCCTGGCGGCGCTCGCCGGTCGATCTCGACACGATCCTCAATGCGCCGATGGTCAACGATCCGCTGACCAAATACATGTTCTGCTCGCCCGCAGAGGGCGCGGTCGCGCTCATCATCGCCTCGGAGAAAAAGGCGCGTGAACTGGGTGCCGACGGGGTCAAGGTCGCCAGCATCGCGGTGCGCACCCGCCCGCCCGGATCGTTCGAGGTATTCGCGCCCGCGATCAGCGTCGAACGCGGCGGCAAGCCGACCGAGCTGGCCAGCAAGGCCGCGTACGAGGCCGCAGGGATCGGCCCGGAGGATATCGATGTCGCGCAGCTGCAGGATACCGAATCGGGCGCCGAAATCATGCACATGGCCGAAAACGGTTTCTGCCAGGATGGCGAGCAGGAGCAGTGGTTTGCCGAAGGGCGCACCGAGCTCAACGGCCAGCTTCCGGTCAATACCGATGGCGGCTGCCTCGCATGCGGCGAGCCGATCGGCGCATCCGGGCTGCGCCAGGTTTATGAAAACACGGTGCAGCTGCGGGGACGCGGTGGGGCAAGGCAGGTGCCCGGCAACCCGAAAACGGCGTACAGCCATGTCTATGGTGCGCCGGGCCTGTCGGCCGTCGCGATTTTGGAGCGCTGA
- a CDS encoding SDR family oxidoreductase, which translates to MGLMQGKVALISGGAEGIGGATGRRIVEEGGSVVLGDVQFDKAKALASDLGERAMAVALDVRDLKQWEAAVQAAQATFGKLTHLVNVAGISEPGAVPDVDLDSWQRTIDINLGGTFNGCRVAIPAIAAAGEPGAIVNIGSMLALRVGPGFAAYCASKAAVTALTKTIALDCAEKGLPIRANTVHPGAIRTPMFERYLEALPGTDEEVEAMFAANHPMGRVGEAHEVVNAIVFLLSDQASFTTGVDFTVDGGGHFRS; encoded by the coding sequence ATGGGATTGATGCAAGGCAAGGTCGCGCTGATCTCGGGCGGGGCGGAAGGCATTGGCGGAGCGACCGGACGGCGGATCGTGGAGGAAGGCGGCAGCGTCGTGCTGGGCGACGTGCAGTTCGACAAGGCCAAGGCGCTGGCGTCCGACCTCGGCGAACGCGCCATGGCCGTTGCGCTCGACGTGCGCGACCTCAAGCAATGGGAAGCGGCGGTGCAGGCCGCGCAGGCGACCTTCGGCAAGCTGACGCACCTGGTCAACGTTGCGGGAATCTCCGAGCCCGGCGCGGTGCCCGATGTCGATCTGGACAGCTGGCAGCGCACGATCGACATCAACCTTGGCGGCACCTTCAACGGCTGCCGCGTGGCGATCCCCGCCATCGCCGCTGCGGGCGAGCCTGGGGCCATCGTCAATATCGGCTCGATGCTGGCGCTGCGTGTGGGGCCGGGCTTTGCCGCCTATTGCGCGTCCAAGGCGGCGGTGACCGCGCTCACAAAGACGATCGCGCTCGATTGTGCCGAAAAGGGCCTGCCCATCCGCGCCAATACCGTGCACCCCGGCGCGATCCGCACGCCGATGTTCGAACGCTATCTGGAGGCGCTGCCGGGGACCGATGAGGAGGTCGAAGCCATGTTCGCCGCCAACCATCCGATGGGGCGGGTCGGCGAGGCGCATGAGGTGGTCAATGCGATCGTCTTCCTGCTCTCCGACCAGGCGAGCTTCACCACCGGGGTCGACTTTACCGTCGATGGCGGCGGCCATTTCCGCAGCTGA
- a CDS encoding ThuA domain-containing protein gives MAERIDAHFVAAGKYHDIDFARLEVLKLLAEHDNIRTTVAHGYNGVGERLPACRFLVTYTCDLMPSEAEAQAIAAFLEAGGRWLALHGTNSILRFTDAGVDSPEERPDVMQMLGTQFKAHPPIGAPFTVEIVDGDHDVTRGISDFDVVDELYLMKQVSDIRTLAQTRFEGEATGFVDADWPETVVPVIYTRAIGQGGILYNTLGHCRGHYDLPGMADFYPHPEKCAWNYPVYYELLRRGIVWATGNGGI, from the coding sequence ATGGCAGAACGGATCGATGCGCATTTCGTCGCGGCGGGCAAATATCACGATATCGACTTTGCCCGGCTGGAGGTGCTCAAGCTGCTCGCCGAGCATGACAACATCCGCACCACGGTAGCGCATGGTTACAACGGCGTGGGCGAGCGGCTGCCCGCGTGCCGCTTTCTCGTCACCTATACCTGCGACCTGATGCCCAGCGAGGCCGAAGCCCAGGCGATCGCCGCGTTCCTTGAAGCCGGCGGCCGCTGGCTGGCGCTGCACGGCACCAACTCGATCCTGCGCTTTACCGATGCCGGGGTGGACAGCCCCGAAGAGCGGCCCGACGTGATGCAGATGCTGGGCACGCAGTTCAAGGCGCACCCGCCGATCGGCGCGCCGTTCACGGTGGAGATCGTCGACGGCGATCATGACGTGACGCGCGGGATCAGCGATTTCGATGTGGTCGACGAACTCTATCTGATGAAGCAGGTGAGCGATATTCGCACGCTCGCCCAGACCCGCTTCGAGGGCGAGGCGACCGGCTTTGTCGATGCCGATTGGCCCGAAACCGTGGTGCCGGTCATCTATACCCGCGCCATCGGCCAGGGGGGCATATTGTACAATACGCTCGGCCATTGCCGGGGGCATTATGACCTGCCGGGCATGGCCGATTTCTACCCGCATCCGGAAAAATGCGCGTGGAACTACCCGGTTTATTATGAACTGTTGCGCCGCGGCATCGTCTGGGCGACCGGAAATGGCGGGATTTGA
- a CDS encoding acyl-CoA dehydrogenase family protein: MDMDFTPQEIAFQAEVRSFLKSHLNERLVEGAKRTPGVFVEPDIGLEWQRILHEKGWLAIHWPVEDGGTGWTPVQRYIFEKECALAGAPALAVLGLKLVGPVICRFGTPEQKAHFLPRILSAEDYWCQGYSEPGSGSDLASLKTRAVLEGDSYRINGSKIWTTHAHYANWMFCLVRTDPDVSAQRGITFLLVPMDQPGVTVTPIVTMAGDHEVNQVFLDDAKSHVGNRIGEEGQGWTIAKFLLENERGGSCFAPKLIADIDALTMAAARVASGTNGALVHDPEIARKLASLRLRARAFEISELRILAEIAKGRPPGPQTSLVKLFSANLRQELDTLAMDIHGLAGLQLPAERPLYGNEAPEPVDSVEAQMAAGRYLNSRAWTIFGGSDEVQKNIIAKTVLGL; encoded by the coding sequence ATGGACATGGATTTCACCCCCCAGGAGATCGCCTTTCAGGCCGAGGTGCGCAGCTTCCTCAAATCGCATCTCAACGAACGGCTGGTCGAAGGGGCAAAACGCACGCCGGGCGTGTTTGTCGAGCCCGATATCGGCCTGGAATGGCAGCGCATCCTGCACGAAAAGGGCTGGCTGGCGATCCACTGGCCGGTGGAAGATGGCGGCACCGGCTGGACCCCGGTGCAGCGCTATATCTTCGAAAAGGAATGCGCGCTGGCAGGGGCCCCGGCGCTCGCGGTGCTGGGGCTGAAGCTGGTCGGCCCGGTCATCTGCCGCTTCGGCACGCCCGAGCAGAAGGCGCATTTCCTGCCGCGCATCCTCAGCGCAGAGGATTATTGGTGCCAGGGCTATTCTGAGCCGGGCTCGGGATCGGACCTCGCCAGTCTGAAGACGCGCGCGGTGCTGGAGGGCGATAGCTACCGCATCAACGGCTCCAAGATCTGGACCACGCACGCGCATTACGCCAACTGGATGTTCTGCCTGGTGCGCACCGATCCGGATGTCTCGGCGCAGCGCGGCATCACCTTCCTGCTCGTGCCGATGGACCAGCCCGGCGTCACCGTCACCCCCATCGTCACCATGGCGGGCGACCACGAGGTCAACCAGGTGTTCCTCGATGATGCGAAGAGCCATGTCGGCAACCGCATCGGCGAAGAGGGGCAGGGCTGGACCATCGCCAAGTTCCTGCTCGAGAACGAACGCGGTGGATCGTGCTTTGCGCCCAAGCTGATCGCCGATATCGACGCGCTGACAATGGCTGCCGCACGCGTGGCCAGCGGCACCAACGGTGCGCTGGTCCACGATCCGGAAATCGCGCGTAAGCTCGCCTCGCTGCGGCTGCGCGCGCGCGCGTTCGAGATCAGCGAGCTGCGCATCCTGGCCGAGATCGCAAAGGGCCGCCCGCCGGGGCCGCAGACCTCGCTGGTCAAGCTGTTCTCCGCCAACCTGCGGCAGGAGCTCGATACGCTGGCGATGGACATTCACGGCCTGGCCGGGCTGCAACTGCCCGCCGAACGCCCGCTCTACGGCAACGAGGCGCCCGAGCCGGTGGACAGCGTCGAGGCGCAGATGGCTGCGGGCCGCTATCTCAACTCGCGCGCCTGGACGATTTTCGGCGGATCGGACGAGGTGCAGAAGAACATCATCGCCAAGACCGTGCTGGGCTTGTGA
- a CDS encoding SDR family oxidoreductase, with amino-acid sequence MDITQIMYRPGLMQGERILVTGGGTGLGKVMAEAFVYLGAEVHICGRRGAVLEATADELMTRHGGKVAAHVCDIRNAESIDAMVAQIWSQHGALTGLVNNAAGNFISRTEDLSVNGFNAISDIVFRGTFYITHNVGKRMIAEDIRGNFLAILTTWVWNGGPFTVPSAMSKAGINVMTQSLATEWGRYGLRFNAIAPGTFPTKGMTERLSPGNSQGLQGQNADRGNPMGRVGEMHELANLAVLLMGRGADYINGQTIAIDGAGYQANSGNFYQSLSRMDDQQWADMAAMIRGANAKDKASRTTG; translated from the coding sequence ATGGACATCACGCAGATCATGTACCGCCCCGGGCTGATGCAGGGCGAGCGCATATTGGTGACCGGTGGCGGCACGGGCTTGGGCAAGGTGATGGCCGAGGCGTTCGTGTATCTTGGGGCGGAAGTGCATATCTGCGGGCGACGCGGAGCGGTGCTGGAGGCGACCGCGGATGAGCTGATGACGCGGCATGGCGGCAAGGTAGCGGCGCATGTCTGCGACATCCGCAACGCGGAATCGATCGATGCCATGGTGGCGCAGATCTGGTCGCAGCACGGCGCGCTCACCGGCCTGGTCAACAATGCGGCGGGCAATTTCATCAGCCGCACCGAGGATCTCAGCGTCAATGGCTTCAACGCCATTTCGGACATCGTCTTTCGCGGCACCTTCTACATCACGCACAATGTCGGCAAGCGGATGATCGCCGAGGATATTCGCGGCAATTTCCTCGCGATCCTGACCACCTGGGTATGGAATGGCGGGCCGTTCACGGTGCCGTCGGCCATGTCCAAGGCGGGCATCAACGTGATGACCCAGTCGCTCGCCACCGAATGGGGGCGTTATGGCCTGCGTTTCAACGCGATCGCGCCGGGCACCTTCCCCACCAAGGGCATGACCGAGCGGCTGTCGCCCGGCAATTCGCAAGGGTTGCAGGGGCAGAATGCCGATCGCGGCAATCCGATGGGCCGGGTGGGCGAGATGCACGAGTTGGCAAACCTTGCCGTGCTGCTGATGGGGCGCGGTGCGGACTATATCAACGGCCAGACCATCGCCATCGACGGCGCGGGCTATCAGGCCAATTCGGGCAATTTCTACCAGAGCCTGTCGCGGATGGACGACCAGCAATGGGCGGACATGGCGGCGATGATCCGCGGGGCCAATGCCAAGGACAAGGCGTCACGCACCACGGGATAA
- a CDS encoding LuxR C-terminal-related transcriptional regulator has translation MIETHAKFSENAEGRNSPFNTLAQRVTIRRVEDIRDAALALHEMAQTRGFRVAACDDISSKEPMVDADGAIINGEIFGWMADGERWWEDTRLALNSPLPRACRYESEPFWCNETGMYGRWRNEYLEAMDLTDFRKRSLVHAAIVVPVHLPFGQISAVSFTPMDRTLTDLSELFEKHADLMASMTRRFIGGYVMVMRTKRRMPADCMLSKREVECLRWAAIGKTDKEISMILDRSHATIRYHIHRAGEKLDAVNRSQTIFKAGQLGYLGASD, from the coding sequence ATGATCGAGACACATGCCAAATTCAGCGAGAATGCCGAGGGGCGCAACAGCCCGTTCAACACCCTGGCGCAGCGCGTTACCATCCGCCGGGTAGAGGACATTCGCGACGCCGCGCTGGCGCTGCATGAAATGGCGCAGACGCGCGGATTTCGTGTCGCCGCCTGCGACGACATCTCCTCAAAAGAGCCGATGGTCGATGCCGATGGCGCGATCATCAACGGCGAAATCTTCGGCTGGATGGCCGATGGCGAACGCTGGTGGGAGGATACCAGGCTGGCGCTCAACTCGCCGCTGCCGCGTGCCTGCCGCTATGAGAGCGAGCCGTTCTGGTGCAACGAAACCGGCATGTACGGCCGCTGGCGCAACGAATATCTCGAAGCGATGGACCTGACCGATTTCCGCAAGCGATCGCTGGTCCATGCCGCCATCGTCGTGCCGGTGCACCTGCCGTTCGGTCAGATCTCTGCGGTCAGCTTCACGCCGATGGACCGGACGCTCACCGACCTGTCCGAACTGTTCGAAAAGCATGCCGATCTGATGGCATCGATGACGCGCCGTTTCATCGGTGGTTATGTGATGGTCATGCGCACCAAGCGGCGGATGCCGGCGGACTGCATGCTCTCCAAGCGCGAGGTCGAGTGCCTGCGCTGGGCCGCGATCGGCAAGACGGACAAGGAAATCAGCATGATCCTGGACCGCAGCCACGCCACCATCCGCTATCATATCCATCGCGCGGGCGAGAAGCTGGACGCGGTCAACCGCAGCCAGACGATCTTCAAGGCCGGGCAACTGGGCTATCTCGGCGCGAGCGATTGA
- a CDS encoding tryptophan-rich sensory protein, translating into MHREGLLPVILAAMAALVVAAGGATITDLGPWYQGLTQPAWAPPGWLYGVAWTLIFALAAMASLAAWRSAPTVKARTNVIGLFAFNGFLNVLWSLLFFRVQRPDWALVEVALLWASIALLIVYCGRFSRTAAWLLLPYIAWVSVAAALNYAIVQLNGPFG; encoded by the coding sequence ATGCATCGTGAAGGCTTGCTGCCGGTTATCCTGGCGGCGATGGCGGCTCTGGTCGTCGCTGCAGGCGGCGCGACGATCACCGACCTCGGCCCCTGGTATCAGGGGCTGACCCAGCCGGCCTGGGCGCCGCCCGGCTGGCTCTATGGCGTGGCCTGGACGCTGATCTTTGCGCTTGCTGCCATGGCCTCGCTCGCCGCCTGGCGCAGCGCACCAACGGTCAAGGCGCGCACCAATGTCATCGGCCTGTTCGCGTTCAACGGCTTTCTCAACGTGCTGTGGAGCCTGCTGTTCTTCCGCGTGCAGCGGCCCGACTGGGCGCTGGTCGAGGTAGCGCTGCTCTGGGCGTCGATCGCACTGCTGATCGTGTATTGCGGGCGCTTTTCCAGGACGGCGGCCTGGCTGCTGCTGCCCTATATCGCTTGGGTGAGCGTCGCCGCTGCGCTCAATTATGCTATCGTCCAGCTCAACGGTCCGTTCGGATGA
- a CDS encoding geranylgeranyl diphosphate reductase, translated as MAQADFDVAVIGGGPSGATAAHDLARRGLKVLLLDRDGRIKPCGGAIPPRLLKDFEIPESLLVAKARAARMIAPSGREVDMPVGDGPEGKGFVGMVDRDVFDEWLRNRAAHAGATRVTGTYERIDRDSDGTAVLVYREERGGPDRRLRVRSVIGADGARSAVARQNIPGAKDVKCVFAYHEIIKTPEPAVAAAADFDADRCDVYYQGHLSPDFYAWIFPHGDTASIGLGSANKGFPLRETTALMRQQVGLDGCETIRKEGAPIPLKPLKRWDNGRDLVVAGDAAGVVAPASGEGIYYAMACGRLAADAVYQFLATGKPAALKQARKAFMAKHGKVFWILGIMQYFWYSSDKRRERFVKMCADPDVQYLTWQSYMHKELVRRKPVAHAKIFVKDMGHLLGLSRA; from the coding sequence ATGGCACAGGCGGATTTTGACGTGGCAGTCATCGGCGGCGGCCCCTCGGGCGCGACCGCAGCGCACGATCTGGCCCGGCGCGGGCTGAAAGTTCTGCTGCTCGATCGCGACGGCCGGATCAAGCCGTGCGGCGGGGCCATCCCGCCCCGGCTGCTCAAGGATTTCGAGATCCCCGAATCGCTGCTGGTCGCCAAGGCGCGTGCAGCACGGATGATCGCGCCCTCGGGCCGCGAAGTCGACATGCCGGTCGGCGATGGCCCCGAGGGCAAGGGCTTTGTCGGCATGGTCGACCGCGATGTGTTCGACGAATGGCTGCGCAACCGCGCCGCGCATGCCGGGGCAACGCGGGTCACCGGCACCTATGAACGGATCGACCGGGATAGCGATGGCACGGCAGTGCTGGTCTATCGCGAGGAGCGCGGCGGCCCCGACCGGCGCCTGCGCGTGCGCAGCGTCATCGGTGCCGATGGCGCGCGCTCGGCGGTTGCCAGGCAGAACATTCCGGGCGCGAAAGACGTCAAATGCGTGTTCGCCTATCACGAGATCATCAAGACGCCCGAACCTGCGGTCGCAGCAGCCGCCGATTTCGACGCGGACCGGTGCGATGTCTATTATCAGGGCCATCTCTCGCCCGATTTCTATGCCTGGATCTTCCCGCATGGCGACACGGCCAGCATCGGGCTGGGCAGCGCCAACAAGGGCTTTCCGCTGCGTGAAACCACCGCGCTGATGCGCCAGCAGGTCGGCCTCGACGGCTGCGAGACGATCCGCAAGGAAGGCGCGCCCATCCCGCTCAAGCCGCTCAAGCGCTGGGACAATGGCCGCGACCTCGTCGTCGCGGGCGATGCGGCGGGGGTTGTGGCCCCGGCCTCGGGCGAGGGTATCTATTACGCGATGGCCTGCGGACGGCTCGCCGCGGATGCGGTCTATCAGTTCCTCGCCACCGGCAAGCCCGCCGCGCTCAAACAGGCGCGCAAGGCGTTCATGGCCAAGCACGGCAAGGTGTTCTGGATCCTGGGGATCATGCAGTATTTCTGGTATTCATCGGACAAGCGGCGCGAGCGCTTCGTCAAGATGTGCGCCGACCCCGACGTGCAGTATCTCACCTGGCAAAGCTATATGCACAAGGAACTGGTGCGCCGCAAACCGGTGGCGCATGCCAAGATCTTCGTGAAGGACATGGGGCATCTGCTCGGTCTTTCGCGCGCTTGA
- a CDS encoding BCD family MFS transporter, translating into MSRNAKIGLGWVDIMRMGLVQASIGAIVMLATSLLNRVMVVEYALPAALPAGLVAWHYAVQLSRPMWGHGSDKGRKRTPWIIGGMGILALGGIVAVNATILLPVAAIPGTLLAVLAFSMIGAGVGAAGTSLLAMLASGVVPERRAAAAAITWIMMVAGIVMAAATAGSLIDPFTEQRLAIVSGGVALGAFVLACVAIMGIERRLVPPAHPHADAPGGSFGEALREILGDPAARRFTIFVFVSMLAYAMQDLILEPYAGLVFGMSPGESTRLAGLQHGGVMAGMIVAGIGGSAFAGRRPSDLRWWILAGCGGSALALIGLAIAATTGGSWPLRLNVGLLGFANGLFAVSAIGAMMGLAGAGQQSKEGVRMGVWGAAQAIAFGLGGLTGALGVDAARGLLASDGAAFQLIFAGEAGLFVLAALLAVRVTMRTAHPPMVAAPA; encoded by the coding sequence ATGAGCCGCAACGCAAAGATCGGGCTCGGCTGGGTCGACATCATGCGCATGGGGCTGGTCCAGGCCAGTATCGGCGCGATCGTCATGCTGGCGACATCCTTGCTCAACCGGGTGATGGTGGTCGAATATGCGCTGCCCGCCGCCCTGCCCGCCGGGCTTGTCGCCTGGCATTATGCGGTGCAGCTGTCGCGGCCGATGTGGGGCCATGGTTCGGACAAGGGGCGCAAGCGCACCCCCTGGATCATCGGCGGCATGGGGATTCTCGCGCTGGGCGGCATCGTCGCGGTCAATGCGACGATCCTGCTGCCGGTCGCCGCGATCCCCGGCACATTGCTCGCCGTCCTTGCCTTCAGCATGATCGGCGCAGGCGTCGGTGCGGCAGGCACGTCGCTGCTGGCGATGCTGGCCTCGGGCGTCGTGCCCGAACGGCGCGCGGCGGCAGCGGCGATCACCTGGATCATGATGGTCGCCGGCATCGTCATGGCCGCTGCGACAGCGGGCAGCCTGATCGATCCGTTCACCGAGCAGCGGCTGGCGATCGTCTCGGGCGGTGTCGCGCTCGGCGCCTTCGTGCTGGCCTGCGTGGCGATCATGGGCATCGAGCGGCGGCTGGTTCCGCCCGCGCACCCGCATGCCGATGCGCCGGGCGGATCGTTCGGCGAGGCGCTGCGCGAGATCCTGGGCGATCCGGCGGCACGGCGCTTCACCATCTTCGTCTTCGTCTCGATGCTGGCTTATGCGATGCAGGACCTGATCCTGGAGCCCTATGCCGGCCTGGTCTTCGGCATGAGCCCCGGCGAATCGACCCGGCTCGCAGGTCTTCAGCATGGCGGCGTGATGGCGGGGATGATCGTTGCGGGCATCGGCGGCAGCGCCTTTGCCGGGCGGCGTCCGTCCGACCTGCGCTGGTGGATCCTGGCCGGATGCGGCGGCAGCGCGCTGGCGCTGATCGGGCTGGCGATCGCGGCCACCACTGGCGGCAGCTGGCCGCTGCGGCTCAATGTCGGCCTGCTCGGCTTTGCCAACGGCCTGTTCGCCGTCTCTGCCATCGGCGCGATGATGGGGCTGGCAGGCGCAGGACAGCAATCCAAGGAGGGCGTGCGCATGGGCGTCTGGGGCGCAGCGCAAGCGATCGCATTCGGCCTGGGGGGCCTTACCGGCGCGCTGGGCGTCGATGCCGCACGCGGGCTGCTGGCGAGCGACGGCGCGGCCTTCCAACTGATTTTTGCTGGCGAGGCTGGGCTTTTCGTCCTTGCCGCGCTTCTGGCGGTACGCGTCACCATGCGCACCGCCCATCCGCCTATGGTGGCGGCACCGGCCTGA
- the chlG gene encoding chlorophyll synthase ChlG yields the protein MDRSAQISSSVPIPKARDVLELLKPVTWFPPMWAFFCGVMSSGAGLDGRWWFLFGGVLLAGPMVCGTSQAVNDWYDRHVDAINQPERPIPSGRIAGRWGLYVALIGSALSLLLGLALGFWVLVATIVGLLCAWGYSAPPFRFKMSGWIGPAVVGLSYEGLSWFTGASVMTGGLPDTRVLIAILLYSLGAHGIMTLNDFKAVEGDTAMGVRSLPVTLGVANAARLACAVMAVPQIVVIALLFHWGLALSAIAVTLLLAMQLVFMRRLLTDPNKYAPWYNATGVSSYVLGMLAAALGLGGWI from the coding sequence ATGGATCGCTCCGCCCAAATTTCGTCGTCTGTGCCGATTCCAAAGGCGCGCGACGTGCTCGAGCTGTTGAAGCCGGTGACCTGGTTTCCGCCGATGTGGGCGTTTTTCTGCGGGGTCATGTCGTCTGGCGCCGGGCTCGACGGGCGCTGGTGGTTCCTGTTCGGCGGCGTGCTGCTGGCAGGGCCGATGGTCTGCGGCACCAGCCAGGCGGTGAACGACTGGTACGACCGGCATGTCGATGCGATCAACCAGCCCGAACGTCCCATCCCTTCCGGCCGCATCGCGGGCCGTTGGGGGCTGTATGTGGCGCTGATCGGTTCGGCACTCTCGCTGCTGCTGGGGCTGGCGCTCGGCTTCTGGGTGCTGGTCGCAACGATCGTCGGGCTGCTCTGCGCCTGGGGGTACAGCGCCCCGCCCTTCCGCTTCAAGATGAGCGGCTGGATCGGCCCGGCTGTGGTCGGGCTGAGCTATGAGGGGTTGAGCTGGTTCACCGGCGCCAGCGTGATGACCGGCGGCCTGCCCGATACCCGCGTGCTGATCGCCATATTGCTCTACAGCCTGGGCGCGCATGGTATCATGACGCTGAACGATTTCAAGGCGGTCGAAGGCGACACCGCGATGGGCGTGCGCTCGCTGCCGGTCACACTGGGCGTGGCCAATGCCGCGCGGCTGGCCTGCGCGGTGATGGCGGTGCCGCAGATCGTGGTCATCGCGCTGCTGTTCCACTGGGGCCTGGCGCTTTCCGCGATCGCGGTCACCCTGCTGCTCGCCATGCAGCTGGTATTCATGCGCCGCCTGCTCACCGATCCCAACAAATACGCGCCCTGGTACAATGCCACCGGCGTCTCATCCTATGTGCTGGGCATGCTGGCCGCTGCGCTGGGCCTGGGGGGCTGGATATGA